The DNA region TGAGAATGGTGAGGGCGCCGGTGCCGTTTTTGATCAGTCCCGATGCACCGGTGATGGCCCCCGGCCCGCTAAAGGTGTAATCATTAGCCGTGTTATCGACCCGCACAACCGCCGGTTGAACGTTGGTGGGGATGTTGACGTTAAAATTGCCGGTGGCCGTGTCATCAAATGTCACTTCCGCGTTGTCCACATAAGTGGTGGCAAAATTGTTAGGGATGGTCCGCCAATTTTGGGTGGTATTGATATCCCAATTGGCGTTGACCGAACCACTCCACTTGACGTTGGCCACGCCGGCGATGTCCCCTTCCACTAGCAAATTATCCACCGCCCACCACCAGTCGTTACCGGCGTTGGTCATGCCAAACCGAAAGACCATTGAGCCGCTGTTGGGGTTGTTCACCGCCAACGAGACCGACTCATTAACCCGCACCAGCGAACTGCTGCCGCCGGGGGTATTTGCTGTGTTATAAGTCAAAATATTGGAGAAATTTGCCCCGCCGTCAAAGCTGACATCGACAAGCGCGGTCATGCCATCATACGGACGCCAGCTAGAATCAAACTTAAAGTCGATGGAATTCGCGGCTACGTTGCTCAGGTCGATCGGGGCGGTGGTAATAAAGACATTAAATTCCCCCGGTTCGATCGTCCCATTCGGCGAATCGTCATAGGCGTCCGGGTCAGCTACCATCACCGCGCCACTTCCCAGGGCGAATTGGTCGCGGGCCTGGTTCCCTTCGGTGGCGATCCAGGATTCCTTCCGCATAAAGGTAAAGCCGAAAAATTCGGGTAATGTAAAGTCGGGCGTGGTTGTGTTATCACGTGTCCAACCTGCTGGAAGCGTGTCCGTCCAGTCAGTCCCGTTGCCGCCGCTTTCCGTACCAGAGACAAAGGGCCCCAGCGTCAGCGAATCAAAATTTTCAGAATAAAGATTGGCAGCGTGGGCTTGATACAGATTCACGCCACTTAGCAACCCGACACAACCCGCAGCCAGGAGTTTGCCCCGTAATTTGCCGTTTGCAAGTGCTCCGGCGCTAGACCAGCCGGTTGGGATGGTTTGGGAGATCAGGTTGCTTAATCGACGGCGAAGAGTTGTACGGCGGTTGGTGTGTGACATCTAGTGAGTCCTTGTTTGGGCCTGGGGAAGTAGAAATTCTCAGTGTAAAGTCAGTAAAAATGCGGAATGGATCAGGTTCACAATGCGCGATTCATAGTTTAGAGGCAGATAATTATTATGGTGTTAAGTAACAATTAGGATTGTGTTAATATCCTTGCAGTTTCGCATGAGTATAAAGCATTTCCCACACAAGTGCAGGGATTGGTATTTAGAATTTGATGAAAATATTGTTAGGGATATGATTTGCCAGTGCAGTCGTATTTGATATGGCCAATATATGGTCTCAATGCTTTAACAAACACTTTATCCACGTGGGTGAAGTCGATTTTGCCCGATTTTATGGTAAAAACCAGCTTGTAACTTGTATTAAAATTATATTTTAATGAAATTCATCCTTGTTACATGGCTTTGTTTCGCCACAGTTGGTGGTCTCAAGGAATTATTGTTTCTTACTCCTTGAACTTGCCACTCTCCGCCCGCACCGGGTATCCTGACAATAACGTCGCTATCGAACGCGGATAAGCCATTGCCTCCACTCCGTTATCCATCACCGCCATCTGATTTGTGGTGTGAAATTTTGCATTTAATCCCCCCTACGCCTGTGCACAATTCCTTTTTGACGCAAATGGCGCGGTATTTCGCCCTGGCGTTATTGTTGGGTTTTTTCACTGGATTTTCTGGCTGTGGATTTGGCACGCCCCAGCCAGTTCAGGGGACGGTGTTGGTGGATGGTAAGCCCTTGGAAGGCATCATGGTCGGATTTTATTCCGATGATAAGGCCACCGCCCAAGACGCGCTGTGGGGAATTGGATATACTGATAAGGCTGGTAATTTTCAGGTGACGGAAACCAAAGCGGCGCTGGGGGGCAAGGGTCTTCCGGCGGGACGATACCGGGTTTATTTTCGGCGAAATGTCGATGCCAGCGGCAAACTCATGCCGGCGAATTTAAAGGTTGAAGACTCTCCCGGAGCCAAGTCCAGCATTGCCAGTAAATACACCAGCGTGCAGGAAACACCAGTGCGGGAAACTATCGGCACGCAAAACACATTTCGCTTTGAGATTCCCTCGCAATAATGTCGTCTCCGACGACTGGTCAAAGGTTGTCGTCCCTGCCTAGGACGCTAATCCATTTACGATTCATTTTTTCGGGTGTCGTATGCAGAAACTCCATCCGCGGCGCGGCTTTACCCTCGTGGAATTATTAGTCGTGATTGGAATAATTGGGATTTTAGTCGCTCTCTTGCTTCCCGCCGTGCAAATGGCGCGGGAAGCCGGTCGCCGGACCACCTGCCAAAATAATATTCGGCAGTTAGGCCAGGCGATGCATATTTTTTTGGATACCAAAAAGCATTTTCCCTGGGGGGCTGATCTGAAACTCGATCCCAACGGCAATCCCGCGAACAATTACAGCTACGGCTCGCACTGGAGCGCGCAAATTCTCCCGTATATCGAAGAGGGAAACCTGTATAAGCGACTGTTGCTCTTATCGGGGAACAAGCCGGAAGCCCCCGGCGACTGGAGCGGCTCCGGCAGTGGATTTGCCAATGCCAGCCTGGAAAGCTCTAACCCCACCGAACGCAACGTGGCGGCCCAAGAACGGGTGATTGCCTTGTTTCGCTGTCCATCCATGCCCTTGGCGACAAATTACTTTAATCTTTCCTGCTACGAGGCTGGGGGTTGGGTGGTACAGCGCCGGGTGCCAGCCTCATACTTGGCCAATTGCTCTGGGATTATCGACAACGACTACCCGCGGTTCAATGACCGCCGCTTTTGGCTAAAGACCGACGGGATCTTTTTTATTGGCAGCAACACCAAGGTCAAGGAAATCAGCGACGGCCTGTCCAAGACCGTGCTTTTAGGCGAGGCTTTGCCCGATCCGTTTGATAGCGCTCCGGGAAATACCGAGCGGCTGACCAACACTCCGCAAAAAGACCCGTTTGACCTGAGCGCCTCACAAAAAGACCATTGGGCGATTGGTGGCGACGACTGTGATGACAGCGACGACTATTCAGAGTGTTGGGGGACGACCGCGGTGCGGATTGGCCTCTCAAAAGGGCACACGCTGTGGTATCAACACGAGTTTGGTTATGGCAGCGCGCATGGGGGCGGGGATACCGCGCACATCCTGATGGCCGACACCTCTGTTCATTTACTAAATTCCGAATTGAACCCCGCTATTTTTTCCAATATGGGCTCGCGGGCGGATGGCAAGCCCGTGCCGGGGTTTGGCAAGTAAGTTCCAAGCAAGCTAATTGCCGTTTACTTTTGATTCAGCCGAATCAACGGATTTTTGCGGTTCTCGGCCGGTTGGCTGTTCCCCGCTCCCCCCAGGCTGGGATGTTTTTATTCCCCATTGTTCCCGCAGCTTTTCGGGCGAGGTGGCTAACCCCTGCCCACGCAAGATTTCATAAAATTCCGGCATTCCGCGTAACGCTGCCAAATCCGCGTCTTGGGACATCTCCGTGGGGTTGGCGTAGCCCGCCCTGACCGCCGCGGTTAACGCCGTTAGTGCTTGGCTTTTGAGTTCCGCCGCGTTCTTTTCTTGCCCGGCTGCAGAACTGGCCAAGGCCAACACACAGGCTGAATTGTACAGCGCTAATGCCGTATTTTCCGGCATGAGCGTGTTATGGGTCGTCTCGAGGGCGGCGGCGACTTGTCCCGCGCGCACTTTACTAATGGCATAGTAGCTGGCGGCTTGGACCCACTCGTCGGTATGGCGGGTGGCGTGTTTTCCCGCTTGGGCGAATGCCGCCGCGGCCTGTTTATACTGTTCTAGGGCGTTATACGCCAGACCCTGACCAACATACGCATGCCGGACCCCATTTTTTGCGTCGGTTCGCGAGGGAAACAGGGCGATTGCGGGACGCAGGTTGTCAATCGCTTGTTGATACCATGCCAAGCTTTCCATTGGTTGGCCCCCCTCCCGGGTCCGATCACCACAATGGTTGTACGCCCAACCGTGGCCGATGACATAATCCGGCTCGTTGGGCCGCGCGGCGGCCATTTGGCGGCGAATTTCCACAGCCTGGGTGAATTGCGGTTGGGCCTCGGCGGGCCGCCCGGTGTTTAAAAATAATCGGCCAAGTTCTTCCAGTTCGTCGGCTAATGCGGCATGGTAAAAGATGAGTTCCGGATCAGCGAGGGTTTCGCGGAGGCGTTGAATTCTTTGTTGATGGCGGGCGATGGCCGTGGGACCCGAACGCAATTCCGCCAGGGCGGCCTCGGCTTGGGGTTTAAAGACCAAATACAATAATTTATCGGTATAGTCGATCGGGTTGCCGGTCCGGGGATCCTCTTGATCGGCATAAACATGCCGCGCGGCCCACTCATTGGCTCTTTCTAGTTCCCGTTGGGCTGGGTCAAGTTCTCCCCGTTTTGCATGGGCAATTACCCGCACCAGGTGTTCATCGGCGGTTACTTGTTCAGGGTGTTGTGTCGCTAAGGACTGCAGATAGGCCAGCGCCCCCACATCATCACCGGCGTATAAACTGCATTGCGCGCGGAGGGAATGATAAGACTCCAACAACTGCGTTTCCGCCGGATGGATGTCGAGATCCCGCAGGTGGTTTTGTAGTTGTTCCTGGTCGATTCCGCCTGGTAGCAGCGTGGTCCAACGCAAGACCAAAAATAACGCGGGAGCTCCCGGGCGGGATTGATTGCCATCGGTAAGTTCCAGTAATTGCCGGCAGGCGGCTTGGTATTTGGGCAAATCTCCTGCCAAAGCGCGGCTGAATAAATAATACCGCCAGGCGTTTTCCACCATCCAGGGATTGAGGTCGGTTCCCTCGATTCGCGCTGCTTTTTCAAAGCGATCGCCAGCCACCGCGTACCGTCCCGCATAGAGCGCGAGTTTGCCATATTCCAGCCAGGCCGCAAGGTTATGCGGTTCTGCGGCGACCGTGGCCGCGGCCAGGTCCTCGGCCGGTTGGAGGCCAGCGGCTTTTTCCTTGGATTGCAGATGCCGCACCCTTTCCCAATCATACCCCCGTTCATGCAGCGGGATTTGGGAAAAATGAAAATCCGCCCCCAGCCAGTCCTCCGCAAAATAGGCGGCGTTACCCCGTGCCCTTTGCCAACGGGGCACGTCCAATTCCACGACGGGCTGGAACGATGGCAATGTTGCCAGCTTTTCCCAGGCGGATAAATATTCTTCGCGCGGCAGGGGAATCACCTGTCCCGCCGGGGAAATTCGCATCCCCGACAAGCCCTGGACTAGTTGGACAAGCTCCGCTGGAGTATGGGCCAGGGGTTGCAGCGGATAGCGGTGGATTTCCTCTAGTGATGCGGTGAACAACACGGATTTGCCATCAGCCGTCAGGTAGCCCGAACGGGAATATTCATGATGCAGCAAGGGCCAGGGGGGAGTTAGCGGCGCGGCGGTGGCGGTATGCCACAATGTTGCCGCGGCGTTCATAATTTGGTGCTTGGTTTGGCCCAAAAACGCGCGCCAAACCAGCAAATTACCCGCGGGTCGTTCATGGACTAAGGTCAACGCGCGGGAAGCGGTATCACTGAGTTGCCAGTTCACAATTTCCGCCCCGTGGTGGATAACGTTGCCCGTGGGGCGTCCCGTGGAATTTTCCAAGATATGCAAACTGTTTGTGAGGGTAAAATGACGCTCGCGCGTCCGGTTCCAAATAAGCGAGCCTTGGTTGGGCAGCTCCCAGGCGGGGCCTAGGGGATCGCCGGTGCGCGGATCGCGGGAACGGGCAAATTTCCGGCCTTGTTCCTCTTCGAGTGTCCAGAGGGTGTTCATCGCGGGATCATGCACTGGACGGCCCCGCAAAGCCTGCGGTAATTTCAGGTATTGTTGTTCAGCTAACAGCAAATGCAGCCAATTGCCATCGGCAAGTTGTACTTTGAGCGGCTCGCTTGATGTATCGGGCCGCGCGCCAGCGATAAAGATATTGGCCGGCGCGCCGGAAGAAACATCCCAAGCCAAAGCCGTCTGTTCATTGACCGCGACCAAATAGCGGCCCGCGTCGATAAAGCATGTTTGCAGGGAGGGACCCCCGGACACGACTTCCGGCGTGGTCCACACCCAGTCGCCGGTCTCGCTTTCTCTTAACTGTAAAATCGTTGATAGCTGGTTTCGTTCGGCTAGATAATTATCGGAGTGCACCAACAGCCATTTTCCCTCAGGTGAAAAACTGATCCGAGCTTCTCGCGGGACGGCAAACGGCTGGCCTAGCATGGTTCCAGAACGCGATTCGTGAATTTGGCAGTTGACGGTTACTCCATCCTGACTTTGGAGAAAGGCAAATTTACTAAAATCGTTGCTGACGATTAACTGCATGTGAGGTTGGGTGTGCCAACTTTCGGCAAGGACCGTGGCCTGATTGCCGGACCAATGGGTAAGCCGTGCCGGAGCCTGTGATACAGGACGGTTACCCACCGAAGGGAGTTGATGAAAAATCGTCGTTGTGAGCAAGGTTTGCCCATCGGCGGAGAGGGGCACGACGTCATTCACCAACGAACCCGGGGGGTGAACCAGCCGGGCCGCGGGAGTAAGGAATGTCGCGAGGGGCCATATGCGTACGACGCCATCCAGGGCGATGGTCAACACCTCGGAGCCATCCTGGCTCAGGTGGGCGCTCAACACGGCGGCCGGATGCGTCAAAACGGGGGTCAGCGGCTGACCGTTGGCGGCGTTCCAAACACGCGCATAATTTCCCCCGGATAACAGCGCCAAGGTGCCTCCCGCGCCCAAGCTCGCTCGTAGTTCCATATCCGTGGGCAATGACAGTTCCCGAGCCAAAGCTTGACCGCGCGCGGTGTCCGCCACATGCGCCTGGTTGTGTCCATCCAGGATAATCAGGCGTTCGCCACGGGGACTAAACTGATAGTTGCGCACTCCCTCGCGAATCGGTATCGGCGAACCAACCGGGGCGCCGGTCTCCCCATCCAGAATTAACGAAAAATCATTGCTCTGATAAGCAAAAATGCGCTCGCCTAATGGGTCGAATTCACCGATTCTGAATAATTGGGAATCACCCGGAGTGATTAACGAGTTAGTCTCCACGGGATGTAACGTGGTTGTATCGTACAACCGTGGAGGCGAAATCGACACCAGACCTTCTTGTGCGAGGGGATGTAAGGTCGCCGCGATCAGCCGCCTCCCCGCTTTGCCCAAGAGCGCTGATTGGCGATTTCCTGTCGAAAACCCAAATCTATCCCGGTTGGTGTTTTCAGAGTGGTGCGGGGGGCCTAAGGGTTGATTGGTGGAGAAATCCCAGATTTGCAGGGTGTTCGAGGAAGCATCGCTTTTCCCCTGCATCATGTTTACCAGGGCAAAGCGCCGATCAGGCGAAAATAATTGGATCCCCCCCGGTTGCTCCGGGCTTACGGGTTGGCCATCGTTGACTCGCCAGGCGCGCCAGGTTGCCCCGTCACGAATCAGAGTGCTGCCGACAAGCAGTTTCTGGTCGGTGGTCAAAAAAGCAAATCCGACGCCCGAAGATAAGCGGAGCGGCTGGTATTTTTGTGTTGCGGCGGATATTTCCCACACCAGGATTTCGCCCGCGGACGGGGACGCTTTTGTGTATTCACCGCCGTTGCGGGCCAAGTTTGAGTCGGGCAAAGGTTGTATCAAGGCCACCGCCGTTCCCTCGGCTGTAAAAAATGGGAGATCTTCGGCATGGTTGAGGATATGCCGCAACGGAGGGCTGATCGCGCGTCCGGTGGCGGTAGTCCAGATTTGGACTTCCTGGAAAGAGCCTTCTCCCCCTAAGGGGCGCATCGTCCAAAAAAATGTTCCCTGTGAATTAAAGCCGAGGCGCGTTTCGCTTTCCAAAAAAGGGTCCGCCGTGGAACGGGGGTCCGCCAGGCGAATCGGAGCGAACTGCGGCGCGCCGTTAGCCCGTTGCCAGCAGTCCACGATCAATTCCCCCTTCCCGCGGGTTACGGTAAAAATTTTGGTATGGGACGGATCAAATCCGGCTTGCACGATCTGCCCGGGTTGAGCCAGCCACGCTTGGCGCGGCCGGGGACACATGGCCGCGGTTGTTCCTAGCCGGATCCGGTGCTCCTCTTCCCGCCGGGGATCGGGCGCGTCCGCCTCCCGCGCCGCCGCAAACCAGGTCAGGGCTTCCTGGAAATTCGCTTGTTCCAGCAGCTTGGCGCCATTAGCCACGTATTGCCGGGCCAGACTACGGCGATTTGCCAGGTCCGCGGTTTTGGCTTTTTGCTCTTCGCTGGTCGCTTTTTGAAGAGCATCCTTGGTTTTTGATTGCTCGGTTGTCACCTGATTGTAGGCCGTTTGCAGGTTGCCGCGCGCCAACTCCGCCTCCAGTAGTCCCCACCCCGTTCCCGCCAGACCCAGGATAAGCGCTAACAGCAATAAACTGGCCGCCAAAACCGCCCCTTTGTGTTTCGCCAAAAACTTGCGTATCCGATATAGGGTGGTGGGGGGATGGGCCAGCACCGGCTCTCCCGCCAGGTATTTGCCAATATCCGCAGCAAAGCCCGTGGCCGATTCATACCGCCGCGAGCGGTCCTTTTCCAACGCCTTCATCACGATCCAATCGAGCTCATTCCGCAAGATTCCCGCCAGCGCCCGGGGTTCCGTCCGCCGCGTGGCGGCCAAACTGGACAATGTGGCCGAGGTGCTTACCTTGGTGCTGGGCCGGGGGGGGTCTTGCTCCCGCACGATCCGCAGCATCTCAATCAGACCCGCCTTTTGTATGTCTTCCTGCGTAAAGGGGGGGCTGCCGGTCAAGATTTCGTAGAGCAGCACGCCGAGGGAGTAAATGTCCGACCGGGTATCAATATCCAGGTTGTTAAATGTCGCTTGTTCCGGCGACATATATTGCGGCGTTCCCACCACCGTTCCAAAGCCTGTTTGCAGCGTGCGGTCGGTCAACGGCTGGCCGATCGCCTTGGCCACGCCAAAGTCGATCACCTTGGGCACGGGTTGATCGTCGTACAGCGCGATTAATACGTTACTGGGCTTGATATCGCGGTGAATGATCCCCTTTTGATGGGCGTGCTGGATGGCCTGGCACACGGGGATAAACAATTCCAGCCGTTCGCGGGGGTTCAACCGCCGTTCATCGCAATACTGCGTGATCGGTATGCCCCGGACTAGCTCCAACACAAAGTAGGGCCGCCCGTCGGGCGCGGTCCCTGCGTCCAGCACTCGGGCGATATTGGGGTGTTCCATCAGCGCGAGCGCCTGCCGCTCGGCCTCAAAGCGGGCCAGGACCAGTTTGCTATCCATCCCCGCTTTGATTAGCTTGATCGCCACCAAGCGCCGCACGGGATGATGTTGCTGCGCCATCCAGACGCTTCCCATCCCCCCTTCGCCTATCTGTTCCAGCAGTTGATAAGGCCCGATCGACATTCCCGGTTTGTCAATTCCGGGCAAATCCACCGTCGCCTGTAACTTTACCGCGGGTTGCTCCATAAATGCCGCGTTCTGCTCATGCAACTCAAGCAATTTTTCGATCCTGGTCTGCAGGGCGGAATTTTCTCCGCAAACCCGCCGCAAATACGCTGGCCGCTCTGCCGCGGGCAGTTCGATCGCCGCCGAAAAAATCGTAAGCTCATTCATCTGGATGACCCTGAATCCGCCGGGAACTTTCCTCATCCTAGCATGGCGGTTTTTTGACGGGGAACGCGCAGCAAAAAATTCTCCATTTACCCCGTTTAGCGCTATTTTTTCCACTTGACGGCAAAATCTTGCCCCGGCAATGGGGCTGGTCAGTGAAGTTGCTTAGGACTTTTGGGGCGTGTCGCGAATCTCCGCCGCCAGCCACGCGCGGGCATAAGCCCAGATTTGGTCGGCCTTGCGGGGTGAAATATCCAGTTCGCAGGCAATTTGCGGAATGGTTAGCCCTCCAAAATATCGCAATTTGACCAGATTTGCCGCGAGGGAGTGATGTCGCTGCAATTCCTCGAGGGCCGCGTGGACCTCCAGAATTTCCTGGTCGGGAAGCGGACTGTGCAACTGATCCAATTCGGTCGCTGCCCGCTGATACTCGCCTCCATGCTTTAGGGCCAATTTGCGGCGGGCGTTATCGACCAGAATTCGCCGCATGGTTTCGGCAATTGCCCCTAAAAAATGGGCTCGATTTTGCCAGGGCGCGCTTGAATTGGCCTTTGATAATCGCAGGTAGGCCTCGTGCACCAGGGCCGTGGCCTCCAGGGTTTGCCCCGGACGCTCGTGGGCCAGTTTGGATGCTGCCAACGCGCGCAATTCATCGTACAAAGACTCCAACAACCGTTGGGTTGCCTGGGGGTCCTGCGGATCAAAGTCCTCAAAAAGTTGCGTGCTTTGGGTCATGATGTCATATTAATCGGTAAACCGCCTCATGAAAACTACGTTCTCTTCGCGTGGTGTCGGGGGGGATGCAAGGGGAACTTTTTATACGAGGGAGTGAACACGATGGCCCGTATTCAACAATTTGCGATTTCGCGGCGGGGATTTCTGCGGTCAAGTAGTGCCATCGCGGCGGCCCTGGGCCTGCCCGCCTGGTACGCCCAGGAGGTGCTTTCCCGGGGGGAGGCCGCCGAAGTAAAATCGCCGAATGAAAA from Pirellulales bacterium includes:
- a CDS encoding DUF1559 domain-containing protein; its protein translation is MQKLHPRRGFTLVELLVVIGIIGILVALLLPAVQMAREAGRRTTCQNNIRQLGQAMHIFLDTKKHFPWGADLKLDPNGNPANNYSYGSHWSAQILPYIEEGNLYKRLLLLSGNKPEAPGDWSGSGSGFANASLESSNPTERNVAAQERVIALFRCPSMPLATNYFNLSCYEAGGWVVQRRVPASYLANCSGIIDNDYPRFNDRRFWLKTDGIFFIGSNTKVKEISDGLSKTVLLGEALPDPFDSAPGNTERLTNTPQKDPFDLSASQKDHWAIGGDDCDDSDDYSECWGTTAVRIGLSKGHTLWYQHEFGYGSAHGGGDTAHILMADTSVHLLNSELNPAIFSNMGSRADGKPVPGFGK
- a CDS encoding protein kinase, with the protein product MNELTIFSAAIELPAAERPAYLRRVCGENSALQTRIEKLLELHEQNAAFMEQPAVKLQATVDLPGIDKPGMSIGPYQLLEQIGEGGMGSVWMAQQHHPVRRLVAIKLIKAGMDSKLVLARFEAERQALALMEHPNIARVLDAGTAPDGRPYFVLELVRGIPITQYCDERRLNPRERLELFIPVCQAIQHAHQKGIIHRDIKPSNVLIALYDDQPVPKVIDFGVAKAIGQPLTDRTLQTGFGTVVGTPQYMSPEQATFNNLDIDTRSDIYSLGVLLYEILTGSPPFTQEDIQKAGLIEMLRIVREQDPPRPSTKVSTSATLSSLAATRRTEPRALAGILRNELDWIVMKALEKDRSRRYESATGFAADIGKYLAGEPVLAHPPTTLYRIRKFLAKHKGAVLAASLLLLALILGLAGTGWGLLEAELARGNLQTAYNQVTTEQSKTKDALQKATSEEQKAKTADLANRRSLARQYVANGAKLLEQANFQEALTWFAAAREADAPDPRREEEHRIRLGTTAAMCPRPRQAWLAQPGQIVQAGFDPSHTKIFTVTRGKGELIVDCWQRANGAPQFAPIRLADPRSTADPFLESETRLGFNSQGTFFWTMRPLGGEGSFQEVQIWTTATGRAISPPLRHILNHAEDLPFFTAEGTAVALIQPLPDSNLARNGGEYTKASPSAGEILVWEISAATQKYQPLRLSSGVGFAFLTTDQKLLVGSTLIRDGATWRAWRVNDGQPVSPEQPGGIQLFSPDRRFALVNMMQGKSDASSNTLQIWDFSTNQPLGPPHHSENTNRDRFGFSTGNRQSALLGKAGRRLIAATLHPLAQEGLVSISPPRLYDTTTLHPVETNSLITPGDSQLFRIGEFDPLGERIFAYQSNDFSLILDGETGAPVGSPIPIREGVRNYQFSPRGERLIILDGHNQAHVADTARGQALARELSLPTDMELRASLGAGGTLALLSGGNYARVWNAANGQPLTPVLTHPAAVLSAHLSQDGSEVLTIALDGVVRIWPLATFLTPAARLVHPPGSLVNDVVPLSADGQTLLTTTIFHQLPSVGNRPVSQAPARLTHWSGNQATVLAESWHTQPHMQLIVSNDFSKFAFLQSQDGVTVNCQIHESRSGTMLGQPFAVPREARISFSPEGKWLLVHSDNYLAERNQLSTILQLRESETGDWVWTTPEVVSGGPSLQTCFIDAGRYLVAVNEQTALAWDVSSGAPANIFIAGARPDTSSEPLKVQLADGNWLHLLLAEQQYLKLPQALRGRPVHDPAMNTLWTLEEEQGRKFARSRDPRTGDPLGPAWELPNQGSLIWNRTRERHFTLTNSLHILENSTGRPTGNVIHHGAEIVNWQLSDTASRALTLVHERPAGNLLVWRAFLGQTKHQIMNAAATLWHTATAAPLTPPWPLLHHEYSRSGYLTADGKSVLFTASLEEIHRYPLQPLAHTPAELVQLVQGLSGMRISPAGQVIPLPREEYLSAWEKLATLPSFQPVVELDVPRWQRARGNAAYFAEDWLGADFHFSQIPLHERGYDWERVRHLQSKEKAAGLQPAEDLAAATVAAEPHNLAAWLEYGKLALYAGRYAVAGDRFEKAARIEGTDLNPWMVENAWRYYLFSRALAGDLPKYQAACRQLLELTDGNQSRPGAPALFLVLRWTTLLPGGIDQEQLQNHLRDLDIHPAETQLLESYHSLRAQCSLYAGDDVGALAYLQSLATQHPEQVTADEHLVRVIAHAKRGELDPAQRELERANEWAARHVYADQEDPRTGNPIDYTDKLLYLVFKPQAEAALAELRSGPTAIARHQQRIQRLRETLADPELIFYHAALADELEELGRLFLNTGRPAEAQPQFTQAVEIRRQMAAARPNEPDYVIGHGWAYNHCGDRTREGGQPMESLAWYQQAIDNLRPAIALFPSRTDAKNGVRHAYVGQGLAYNALEQYKQAAAAFAQAGKHATRHTDEWVQAASYYAISKVRAGQVAAALETTHNTLMPENTALALYNSACVLALASSAAGQEKNAAELKSQALTALTAAVRAGYANPTEMSQDADLAALRGMPEFYEILRGQGLATSPEKLREQWGIKTSQPGGSGEQPTGREPQKSVDSAESKVNGN
- a CDS encoding ECF-type sigma factor; amino-acid sequence: MTQSTQLFEDFDPQDPQATQRLLESLYDELRALAASKLAHERPGQTLEATALVHEAYLRLSKANSSAPWQNRAHFLGAIAETMRRILVDNARRKLALKHGGEYQRAATELDQLHSPLPDQEILEVHAALEELQRHHSLAANLVKLRYFGGLTIPQIACELDISPRKADQIWAYARAWLAAEIRDTPQKS